In Bacillus sp. SB49, a single window of DNA contains:
- a CDS encoding fatty acid--CoA ligase family protein, whose amino-acid sequence MNLSEQLSLTAGRQPESDAYIFQGKRVSYQEFDSSVTKFAGALSQLGYGSGDHIALVSGNSPLFMIGLYGSLRAGATVIPINPTYTVDEMSYILKNGDVKAVITMDILLEQFEYMDESLDILHYFAADTGSGIDHSASSLSEKMKSFTSVVAGGDPLFEGPPLNEEDVGVILYTSGTTGKPKGAMLTHRNLYSNATDVADYLAINAEDRVIATLPMFHVFCLTVSLNAPLMNGGTVLVVPKFSPQEVFSVAEEHQATVFAGVPTMYNYLLQTGAGQEPTFRHMRLCISGGSSMPVSLLQSFEERFEVRISEGYGLSEASPVTAFNPLDRPRKPGSIGMNIKNVVNKIVDELGEEVDTGEVGELVVQGPNVMKGYYKLPEETAVTIRDGWLYTGDMARMDEDGYIYIVDRKKDMIIVGGYNVYPREVEEVLYHHEDITEAAVVGAPDPEQGETVISFVVSKNPLLTEDLLKNYCKEKLAKYKRPSRIEFMKELPKNTTGKILRRNLREQLTNS is encoded by the coding sequence ATGAACTTAAGCGAACAGCTGTCGCTTACCGCCGGCAGACAGCCCGAGAGCGATGCTTACATATTTCAGGGCAAACGGGTCAGTTACCAGGAGTTTGATTCGTCGGTTACGAAATTTGCTGGTGCGTTGTCGCAGCTTGGATATGGAAGCGGGGATCATATCGCGCTTGTGAGTGGGAATAGTCCTCTGTTTATGATCGGTCTTTACGGTTCCCTTCGTGCAGGAGCGACGGTCATCCCGATCAATCCGACTTATACCGTGGATGAAATGAGCTATATTTTAAAGAATGGCGATGTGAAGGCTGTCATTACGATGGACATCCTCCTTGAGCAGTTTGAGTATATGGATGAGTCCCTGGATATCCTTCATTACTTCGCTGCGGACACAGGGTCCGGGATCGATCATTCCGCTTCTTCGCTTTCGGAAAAAATGAAATCGTTTACAAGTGTAGTCGCAGGAGGAGACCCTTTGTTTGAAGGACCGCCTTTAAACGAAGAGGATGTGGGCGTCATTCTTTACACATCCGGTACGACCGGAAAACCGAAGGGAGCGATGCTCACCCATCGGAACCTGTATTCCAACGCCACAGACGTGGCAGATTACTTAGCGATCAACGCGGAGGACCGTGTCATAGCGACACTTCCCATGTTCCACGTGTTCTGTTTGACGGTCAGCTTGAATGCCCCTTTGATGAATGGTGGAACGGTGCTCGTCGTTCCTAAATTCTCTCCACAGGAAGTTTTTTCCGTCGCAGAGGAGCATCAGGCTACCGTATTCGCCGGAGTTCCGACGATGTACAATTATCTGCTCCAAACCGGTGCAGGGCAGGAGCCGACATTCCGCCATATGCGTCTGTGTATCTCCGGGGGGTCTTCTATGCCTGTTTCTCTGCTTCAATCTTTTGAAGAGCGGTTTGAGGTGCGTATTTCTGAGGGGTACGGGCTCTCCGAAGCGTCTCCTGTAACCGCATTCAATCCGCTGGACCGTCCAAGGAAGCCCGGTTCGATCGGTATGAATATAAAGAATGTTGTTAATAAAATCGTGGATGAGCTCGGGGAAGAGGTCGACACGGGAGAGGTTGGAGAACTCGTTGTCCAAGGTCCCAACGTCATGAAAGGGTATTATAAGCTTCCGGAAGAGACGGCTGTCACAATCCGCGATGGCTGGCTTTATACGGGAGACATGGCCCGGATGGACGAGGATGGTTATATTTATATCGTCGATCGGAAAAAGGATATGATCATTGTCGGCGGGTACAATGTGTACCCGAGGGAAGTGGAAGAAGTTCTTTACCACCATGAAGATATAACAGAAGCAGCAGTTGTCGGTGCACCCGATCCGGAGCAGGGAGAGACGGTGATCAGTTTTGTCGTTTCAAAGAACCCACTGCTTACGGAGGATCTGCTGAAAAACTACTGCAAGGAAAAACTGGCCAAATACAAACGTCCTTCGAGAATCGAGTTCATGAAAGAGCTGCCGAAGAATACGACAGGTAAAATCCTTCGCAGGAATCTTCGCGAACAACTCACCAATTCCTGA
- a CDS encoding DUF3939 domain-containing protein, which yields MWNRKKKQTGGKEPEQKDLSIHDIRKAVHSYADAKPKEVPLSVLIQDDLTLDYELLFPYLHAVPKDTFYMSRETYQLFEEQDKDLAHDIDMVQHALDLYMKQTQELPIIDGDPYKRISYYKLERLGLLPYRPERDFYLTKEEYMITYQKPGG from the coding sequence ATGTGGAACCGCAAAAAGAAACAGACCGGCGGAAAAGAGCCGGAACAAAAAGACCTATCCATTCATGATATCAGGAAAGCCGTCCATTCCTATGCCGACGCGAAACCGAAAGAAGTGCCGCTCAGCGTGCTCATCCAGGATGATTTAACACTGGATTATGAGCTGCTCTTCCCTTACCTGCACGCTGTCCCTAAAGACACGTTTTACATGTCACGCGAAACATATCAACTGTTCGAGGAGCAGGATAAGGACCTGGCTCATGACATTGACATGGTCCAGCATGCCCTGGATCTCTATATGAAGCAGACACAGGAGCTTCCCATCATCGATGGAGATCCATATAAACGGATAAGTTATTATAAGCTGGAGAGACTCGGCCTGTTACCGTATCGTCCGGAAAGGGATTTCTATCTGACAAAAGAGGAATATATGATCACCTATCAAAAACCGGGGGGATGA
- a CDS encoding competence protein ComK: MTYIRMEDYEINSHTMALLAKENEDGQVYTEVLELGDRFDMTKCPSDIVDDSCRYFASSLEGRLAGTKQVTNYTHKPPIVVSEAMSIYFFPIISPKRKDCTWIAHKYVLTYVSEPDHTITVHFTNGESVNLPVSYGMFANQIQRAAHLQVILQDRFRQADRIAETFS; this comes from the coding sequence ATGACGTATATTCGAATGGAAGATTATGAAATCAATTCCCACACGATGGCGCTGCTTGCAAAAGAAAACGAGGATGGACAAGTCTACACGGAAGTGCTCGAGCTTGGAGACAGGTTTGATATGACCAAGTGCCCGAGCGATATCGTTGATGATTCCTGTCGATATTTTGCAAGCAGCCTGGAAGGACGTCTGGCCGGGACAAAGCAGGTGACCAATTACACGCATAAACCCCCGATTGTGGTTTCCGAAGCCATGAGCATTTACTTCTTCCCTATTATTTCCCCAAAACGCAAGGATTGCACCTGGATTGCCCACAAATATGTCCTCACCTACGTTTCTGAACCCGACCATACGATTACGGTCCATTTTACAAATGGAGAATCCGTGAATCTGCCTGTATCTTATGGGATGTTTGCCAATCAGATTCAGCGCGCCGCCCATCTGCAGGTTATCCTGCAGGACCGGTTCCGCCAGGCTGACCGGATTGCTGAGACCTTCTCATAA
- a CDS encoding TVP38/TMEM64 family protein has product MNSVTGKIDQWRNLAENDQLFDYIIRQLEGLEKFGPVPGILFPLLEAFLPFLPLVAFVLANSVVYGLFKGFLYSWLGAVLGSIGVFLIFRRLGDKRVFQKITNQKQVRKVVRWVEEHGFGPLFLLMCFPFSPSSIINIVSGLSNVSKQQFILAVLLGKSVMIFTISYIGASIASFAQNPMKSIVVGVCILLFWILGKYLEKRIQKKMDEKTYR; this is encoded by the coding sequence ATGAATAGTGTGACGGGAAAGATCGATCAGTGGCGCAACCTTGCTGAGAACGATCAATTATTCGATTATATCATCAGGCAGCTGGAAGGGTTGGAGAAGTTCGGTCCGGTGCCGGGGATCTTATTTCCACTGCTGGAGGCATTTTTGCCTTTTCTTCCGCTGGTTGCATTTGTATTGGCTAATTCGGTGGTGTACGGGTTGTTCAAGGGATTCCTGTACTCTTGGCTTGGTGCTGTTCTTGGATCTATAGGGGTCTTCCTCATTTTCAGACGGCTAGGGGACAAGCGTGTTTTTCAAAAGATCACGAACCAGAAACAGGTCAGGAAGGTCGTTCGATGGGTAGAGGAGCACGGGTTCGGTCCGTTGTTTCTTCTCATGTGTTTTCCATTCTCACCATCCTCGATCATCAATATTGTGTCGGGACTGTCAAACGTCAGTAAGCAGCAATTCATACTCGCTGTTCTGCTGGGGAAATCCGTGATGATCTTTACCATATCCTATATTGGTGCAAGCATTGCCTCGTTTGCGCAGAATCCTATGAAATCGATTGTCGTAGGTGTATGTATCCTTCTCTTCTGGATCCTGGGGAAATACCTCGAGAAGAGAATCCAGAAGAAGATGGACGAAAAAACATACCGCTGA
- the lepB gene encoding signal peptidase I, with product MRKYRRAIRIVLLALVLAFVFRNYLFASYIVDGESMEPTLYDGNLLMVNKVVYDWSDVGRQQVIVFHANAEEDYVKRVIGVAGDEVAVRDDQLYINGKRMDEGYLDPLRPHDGMPFTEDFTLEEVTGEKKVPDGHIFVMGDNRRDSLDSRYFGFVPVRQVVGKVDVRYWPFNQLGVQF from the coding sequence ATGAGAAAATACCGCAGAGCTATCCGGATCGTACTTCTCGCACTGGTACTGGCCTTCGTCTTCCGAAACTATTTGTTCGCAAGCTACATCGTAGACGGGGAATCAATGGAACCGACGCTCTATGACGGCAATCTGTTGATGGTGAATAAAGTAGTCTACGACTGGAGTGATGTAGGCAGACAGCAGGTCATTGTATTTCACGCGAATGCCGAAGAAGATTATGTGAAGCGTGTGATTGGTGTTGCCGGAGATGAGGTTGCTGTCAGGGATGATCAACTGTACATTAACGGAAAGAGAATGGATGAAGGGTATCTCGATCCACTGCGTCCACATGACGGAATGCCGTTTACGGAGGACTTCACGCTTGAAGAAGTGACGGGGGAAAAGAAGGTGCCGGATGGTCACATATTTGTGATGGGAGACAATCGGCGCGACAGCTTGGACAGCCGTTACTTCGGTTTTGTTCCAGTAAGGCAGGTGGTCGGAAAGGTCGATGTCCGTTACTGGCCTTTCAATCAGCTGGGAGTGCAATTTTGA
- the addB gene encoding helicase-exonuclease AddAB subunit AddB: protein MGIRFLLGRSGAGKSSRCLAEIEEKLKKDPTGRAIVYIVPEQMTFQQEYGLLKREGVEGSIRAQVFSFSRLAWRVLQETGGGTKKFITSTGVQMMLRKIVEERTSDWRVFQKAVEKQGFIEQLETMITEFKRYRIMPGDLQNQMEALDQFVHRTSQEQGLRDKLEDLTYIYDRLVDALRDTYIDSEDQLELLASKVPGASFLDEADVYIDGFHSFTPQEYGVIAALLDKVKTVHVTLTTELPEDEQNPELDLFHETKQTYLDLKALAEETGAKVEGVEILDHKVGRMKEQPAFLHLEEFYDKRPAHAFEGEVSIKLAEAVHPRAEVEGVAQEILHLVRDQGYRYKDIAILMREPEVYHSVIETLFDDYEIPVFIDEKRTMLNHPMMEFIRSGLDVVEGNFRYDAVFRLLKTGFIPATDRKYPLSEDAIDELENYVLEYGIRSRTQWFSDNPWVYQRFRGFEQTSQTDEEKEKQARINAYREQVRSGLQEFDESLRAAETIEERARAIYLWLERTGVPARLEKWRDFYDESGELERGREQGQVWDAFLQLLDEMVEMAGEEKMSLQVFRSTMESGLESLNFAHVPPSMDHVIVGSVDRSRMTGIKAAFLLGVTDGMWPMKPPSDGMISEEERSLLAGFGLKLADGSNRQLLDDRFYVYLALTMARDKLWISYPLSNEEGKSKVPATLIQRMEELFPSCREHVLLQDPDDLYDATRFITNPAKTRSALTSQFSRYLKGYVMQPVWWDVLHWYMENEPAHGLTNRVLQSLFYKNKPVDLAKETTKQLFEKTVKTSVSRLETYHRCSYQYFAQHSLQLDERRTYKLDAPDIGQLFHEALKQITEWVQSEGRDFAQLNRTETDQYAAQATQQLAPILQNQILRSSNRYQYIQKKLEQVIARAAFVLSEQARKSNFSPVGLELGFGTGGDAKLPPLNFQLPNGFDLMLRGRIDRVDKALSEEDLYLRIIDYKSSSKGLNLVDVFYGLSLQMLAYLDVVLTNAENWLGMQATPAGVLYFHVHNPMITGKQLLQDEKIEEEIFKKFKMQGLLLENERVVQMMDTGLEKGYSQIVPAALKANGGFYKSSQTADAERFEQLKNYIRGLMVEAGTKITDGRVDLDPFQKNQQVACEFCSYRSVCQFDPSMEEHQYRKLQDMKDDDVLERLRKKGGG from the coding sequence ATGGGAATACGTTTTTTGCTCGGACGTTCAGGAGCAGGGAAGAGCAGCCGCTGTCTTGCGGAAATCGAAGAGAAATTAAAAAAAGACCCGACCGGACGGGCGATCGTGTACATCGTCCCGGAGCAGATGACGTTCCAGCAGGAATACGGACTGTTAAAACGGGAGGGAGTGGAAGGATCGATACGTGCCCAAGTGTTCAGCTTCTCCCGTCTGGCTTGGCGCGTTCTTCAGGAAACAGGCGGCGGCACGAAGAAATTCATCACCTCGACCGGGGTCCAGATGATGCTGCGGAAAATCGTCGAAGAGCGGACATCGGATTGGCGGGTGTTTCAGAAAGCGGTGGAAAAACAGGGGTTCATTGAACAGCTCGAAACGATGATCACGGAATTCAAACGCTACCGGATCATGCCCGGAGACTTGCAGAATCAAATGGAAGCTCTGGACCAATTTGTCCATCGTACGAGCCAGGAGCAGGGCCTTCGCGACAAACTGGAGGACCTGACATATATTTATGATCGTCTTGTTGATGCACTCCGTGATACGTACATAGACAGTGAAGATCAGTTGGAGCTGCTTGCCTCCAAAGTTCCGGGCGCTTCGTTCTTGGATGAGGCGGATGTGTACATCGATGGGTTCCACAGCTTCACGCCTCAGGAGTACGGAGTAATTGCTGCTCTCTTAGATAAAGTGAAGACCGTCCACGTCACCCTCACGACAGAGCTTCCGGAGGACGAGCAGAATCCTGAGCTCGATCTTTTCCACGAAACGAAGCAGACGTACTTAGATTTGAAAGCTCTCGCAGAAGAAACGGGGGCAAAGGTGGAAGGTGTGGAAATCCTAGATCATAAAGTCGGAAGGATGAAGGAACAGCCGGCCTTTCTTCATTTAGAAGAGTTTTACGATAAGCGTCCGGCACACGCCTTCGAGGGAGAAGTGTCGATCAAGCTTGCAGAAGCGGTCCATCCCCGTGCGGAGGTGGAGGGTGTGGCCCAGGAGATCCTTCACCTCGTTCGCGACCAAGGTTACCGCTACAAAGATATCGCCATCCTCATGCGGGAGCCGGAGGTATATCACAGCGTTATTGAAACGCTGTTTGATGACTATGAAATCCCGGTCTTCATCGACGAGAAACGAACGATGCTCAATCACCCGATGATGGAATTCATTCGCTCGGGCCTCGATGTCGTAGAAGGGAATTTCCGCTATGATGCGGTCTTCCGGCTTCTTAAAACAGGTTTCATCCCGGCGACGGACCGGAAATATCCGCTTTCGGAAGATGCCATTGATGAGCTGGAGAACTATGTGCTGGAATACGGGATCCGTTCCAGGACGCAGTGGTTTTCCGATAACCCATGGGTGTACCAGCGGTTCCGTGGTTTTGAGCAAACGTCTCAGACGGATGAAGAAAAGGAGAAGCAGGCGCGCATCAACGCCTACCGTGAACAAGTCCGTTCCGGTCTTCAGGAATTCGATGAGAGTCTGCGGGCGGCGGAGACAATCGAAGAGCGCGCCCGGGCGATTTATTTATGGCTGGAAAGGACCGGAGTGCCGGCACGTCTTGAGAAATGGCGCGATTTCTATGATGAATCCGGGGAACTGGAGAGAGGCCGCGAGCAGGGACAGGTGTGGGATGCTTTTTTGCAATTGCTCGATGAAATGGTGGAAATGGCAGGAGAGGAGAAAATGTCTCTTCAGGTCTTCCGCAGTACAATGGAAAGCGGACTGGAGTCGTTGAACTTCGCTCATGTCCCGCCGAGTATGGATCATGTCATCGTAGGTAGTGTGGACCGGTCAAGGATGACAGGTATCAAAGCCGCTTTCCTGCTTGGTGTGACCGATGGTATGTGGCCGATGAAGCCGCCGAGCGATGGGATGATATCTGAAGAGGAACGCTCCTTGCTGGCTGGATTCGGACTGAAGCTCGCAGACGGCAGCAATCGCCAGCTCCTTGATGATCGTTTTTATGTGTATTTGGCATTGACGATGGCACGAGACAAGCTGTGGATCAGCTATCCGTTAAGCAATGAAGAAGGGAAGTCGAAAGTTCCCGCCACGCTCATACAACGTATGGAAGAACTGTTTCCATCCTGCCGGGAGCATGTCCTTCTTCAGGACCCGGATGATTTGTATGATGCGACCCGCTTCATCACAAATCCGGCCAAGACCCGGTCTGCGCTCACCTCGCAGTTCTCCCGCTATTTAAAGGGATATGTCATGCAGCCTGTCTGGTGGGATGTGCTCCATTGGTATATGGAAAACGAACCGGCACATGGTCTGACAAACAGAGTGCTGCAGAGCTTGTTCTATAAAAATAAACCGGTCGATTTGGCCAAGGAGACGACGAAGCAGTTATTCGAGAAGACGGTGAAGACGAGTGTGTCCCGTCTGGAGACCTATCACCGTTGTTCCTACCAATACTTCGCCCAGCATAGTCTTCAGTTGGACGAACGGCGCACCTATAAACTGGATGCGCCGGATATCGGTCAATTGTTTCATGAGGCGCTGAAACAGATCACAGAGTGGGTGCAGTCGGAGGGGCGCGACTTTGCCCAATTGAACCGCACGGAAACAGACCAGTATGCTGCCCAGGCGACCCAACAGCTTGCTCCGATTCTGCAAAATCAGATTCTGCGCAGCTCGAACCGCTATCAGTATATTCAGAAGAAGCTGGAGCAGGTCATCGCCCGCGCGGCATTTGTGCTCAGCGAGCAGGCGAGAAAAAGCAACTTCTCTCCGGTCGGTTTAGAACTCGGGTTTGGTACCGGTGGAGATGCCAAGCTTCCGCCGCTTAACTTCCAGCTTCCGAACGGTTTCGACTTGATGCTGAGAGGACGGATCGACAGGGTCGATAAAGCCCTCTCGGAAGAAGACCTTTATTTACGCATTATCGACTATAAATCAAGCAGCAAAGGACTGAACCTCGTCGATGTTTTCTATGGGTTGTCTCTGCAGATGCTGGCTTATCTGGACGTTGTATTGACGAATGCGGAGAACTGGCTCGGCATGCAGGCGACGCCTGCCGGAGTGCTTTATTTCCACGTTCATAACCCGATGATCACAGGCAAACAGCTGCTGCAGGATGAGAAAATCGAAGAAGAGATTTTCAAGAAGTTTAAGATGCAGGGTCTTCTGCTTGAAAATGAACGGGTCGTCCAGATGATGGATACGGGACTTGAGAAAGGCTACAGCCAGATCGTACCTGCTGCGTTGAAGGCGAACGGCGGATTCTATAAGAGTTCGCAGACGGCGGACGCCGAACGATTCGAGCAGTTGAAGAACTATATTCGGGGATTAATGGTGGAAGCAGGAACGAAGATTACCGACGGCAGAGTCGACCTTGATCCTTTCCAGAAAAATCAACAGGTCGCCTGTGAGTTCTGTTCCTACCGCTCCGTGTGTCAGTTCGATCCGTCGATGGAAGAACACCAGTACCGTAAACTTCAGGATATGAAGGATGATGATGTACTGGAGAGATTAAGGAAGAAAGGGGGGGGATGA
- the addA gene encoding helicase-exonuclease AddAB subunit AddA, with amino-acid sequence MVSWTKEQERAIYTHGSDILVSAAAGSGKTAVLVERIIQKLLHAERPVDIDSLLVVTFTNAAAQEMRNRVGQALAKALEANPGSNHLKKQLALLQNASISTLHSFCMDVVRRYAYMLDLDPGFRIADTVEADMIQQEVLEQLFEEWYGKEGEEQDKFFDIVERFSSDRSDLDMETLILDLYTFATQNPWPEEWLDDMVRMYDVKNVESEADLPWLELLKQEVVSQLKAMEEEALLLVELTREPDGPSAYGETADTDLELIQHAKGALAHSWEEMQRFMSGQKFAALSRKKMDCDPAKKEKAKKVRDRYKKRWNDLRDEWFSRTLASYLKDMQALYPVMEQLAVIVKDFKAGYEQRKKEQALVDFSDLEHYCLNILLHEEASPDRLVASSVAESFQRQYTEVLIDEYQDTNLVQETLLRLLTEGDEAGHLFMVGDVKQSIYRFRHAEPALFLNKYKKYGTEESEGERIDLARNFRSRKEVLDATNYIFRQVLDEEVGEMEYEKDAELIYSNAIYDELTADDADAELFLIDRESQEGDGVEDEGYKDLEKAQLEARAYGKMIRKWLGYDGDEPLQVVDKESGTKRPIQYRDIVILMRSMTWAPTIVDELKQQGIPIYAELSTGYFEAIEIKVMLSLLKVIDNPMQDIPLASVLKSPLVGLNEDDLARIRLAKKRSTYYEALKAYVEKDELGRKIDAFMTQLKRFREQARQGALSELIWAVFRETGYYDFVGGIPGGRQRQANLRALYDRARSYETTSFRGLFRFLRFIERMEERGDDLGAAKALGEQEDVVRIMTIHKSKGLEFPVVILGAMDKQFNMMDLKNRYLLHKDYGFGSRYIDPAKRIMYPTLAYHALKEAKRRELLAEEMRVLYVALTRAKEKLVMVGNVASFEKKQTKWQEFTEVKGWTLPPHERLAAKSYLDWVGPALIRHDAADELRGEVGVSTADEIRYDNSQWRVQIAHGSEFSELDEVKEQRDEVLKKAVEEWQPVAMEESGDNLTERLNFVYPHEKAAYTRAKQTVTEIKRQRETLDEYSSDQLLVPYRPPIVKRPRFMQEEQTLTAAERGTAMHAVMQHLPLTKVWTPLQVEEYTEKLVDKEILRREEAEAVDFAAIADFFQTDVGAFLLQAESVEREVPFSLTLPAGEVYKEWDAGAEEQVFIQGVIDAIVPYKDGWMILDYKSDKLPDDPLAAEKQMADRYRTQLGLYRTALEKIWKQKVHKACLYFFDKSLVVEVDADGGDL; translated from the coding sequence ATGGTCAGCTGGACAAAAGAACAGGAACGTGCCATCTACACACACGGTTCGGATATCCTCGTCTCTGCGGCTGCAGGTTCAGGAAAGACGGCGGTACTCGTTGAGAGGATTATCCAGAAGCTCCTGCATGCAGAGCGTCCTGTCGATATTGACTCGCTCTTAGTCGTTACATTCACGAATGCGGCAGCGCAGGAAATGCGTAACAGGGTCGGGCAGGCGCTTGCGAAGGCGTTGGAGGCGAACCCCGGGTCCAATCATTTGAAAAAGCAACTCGCGCTGTTACAGAATGCATCGATTTCGACGCTTCACTCCTTTTGTATGGACGTCGTCCGCCGCTATGCTTATATGCTGGATCTTGATCCCGGATTCCGAATTGCGGATACAGTAGAAGCGGATATGATTCAACAGGAGGTGCTTGAGCAGCTGTTTGAAGAGTGGTATGGGAAAGAGGGAGAAGAACAGGACAAGTTCTTCGATATCGTCGAGCGTTTCTCCAGTGATCGAAGCGACTTGGACATGGAGACACTGATTCTGGATCTTTATACATTCGCGACCCAGAACCCCTGGCCGGAGGAATGGCTTGATGACATGGTCCGCATGTACGATGTAAAGAATGTAGAATCCGAAGCGGATCTGCCTTGGCTTGAACTGTTGAAACAGGAAGTCGTCAGTCAGCTGAAAGCGATGGAGGAAGAAGCCCTTCTTCTGGTGGAGTTGACGAGGGAGCCGGATGGGCCGTCCGCCTATGGAGAAACGGCAGATACAGATTTGGAGTTGATCCAGCACGCCAAAGGGGCGCTTGCCCATTCGTGGGAGGAGATGCAGCGCTTCATGAGCGGCCAAAAGTTCGCGGCGCTCTCCCGTAAAAAAATGGACTGCGACCCTGCCAAGAAGGAAAAGGCGAAAAAGGTGCGGGACCGCTATAAGAAACGATGGAATGACCTGCGGGATGAGTGGTTTTCCCGGACGCTCGCCAGCTATTTGAAAGATATGCAGGCTCTCTATCCTGTCATGGAACAGCTTGCTGTGATCGTAAAAGACTTTAAAGCAGGATACGAACAGAGGAAGAAGGAACAGGCGCTCGTGGACTTTTCGGATTTGGAGCATTACTGTCTCAACATTCTGCTTCATGAAGAGGCATCACCGGATCGTCTCGTCGCTTCCAGTGTAGCCGAAAGCTTCCAGCGCCAGTATACGGAAGTGCTGATTGATGAATATCAGGATACGAACCTCGTTCAGGAAACGCTGCTTCGCCTTCTTACGGAGGGGGACGAAGCGGGGCACTTGTTCATGGTCGGAGATGTCAAACAGAGCATTTACCGATTCCGGCATGCCGAACCGGCCTTATTCCTCAACAAATACAAAAAGTATGGAACGGAAGAGTCAGAAGGAGAGCGAATTGATCTTGCACGTAACTTCCGAAGCAGGAAGGAGGTGCTGGATGCGACGAACTACATCTTCCGGCAGGTATTGGATGAGGAAGTCGGGGAAATGGAGTATGAGAAGGATGCCGAACTTATTTACAGTAACGCCATTTATGACGAACTGACAGCCGACGATGCCGATGCTGAGCTTTTCCTGATTGACCGCGAATCCCAGGAAGGAGATGGCGTGGAGGATGAGGGGTACAAAGATTTGGAGAAGGCTCAACTGGAAGCCCGTGCCTATGGAAAGATGATTCGGAAATGGCTCGGTTATGACGGAGATGAACCGCTTCAAGTCGTTGATAAGGAATCAGGAACGAAGCGGCCGATCCAATACAGGGATATTGTCATTCTAATGCGTTCGATGACGTGGGCACCGACCATTGTTGACGAGTTGAAGCAGCAGGGAATCCCTATTTATGCAGAATTATCAACAGGCTATTTTGAGGCCATTGAAATAAAAGTGATGCTCAGCCTTTTGAAAGTTATCGATAACCCGATGCAGGATATTCCGCTCGCCTCCGTCCTGAAGTCGCCGCTTGTCGGACTGAATGAAGACGACCTTGCCCGGATCAGGCTTGCGAAGAAGCGCAGTACGTACTATGAAGCTTTGAAAGCCTATGTGGAAAAAGATGAGCTCGGTCGGAAAATTGATGCGTTTATGACCCAGCTGAAGCGTTTCCGGGAACAAGCGCGTCAAGGAGCCTTGTCCGAATTAATTTGGGCAGTTTTCCGGGAAACCGGATACTATGATTTTGTCGGAGGAATCCCGGGAGGTCGTCAGCGTCAGGCGAACCTCCGTGCTCTTTATGACCGGGCAAGAAGTTATGAGACGACGTCCTTCCGTGGATTGTTCCGATTTCTGCGGTTTATTGAGCGGATGGAAGAGCGGGGCGACGATCTGGGTGCAGCCAAGGCACTCGGGGAGCAGGAGGATGTCGTCCGCATCATGACGATTCACAAAAGTAAAGGGCTGGAATTTCCTGTCGTCATTCTTGGAGCAATGGATAAGCAGTTCAACATGATGGACCTTAAGAACCGCTATCTGCTTCACAAGGATTACGGATTTGGATCCCGCTATATCGATCCGGCTAAGCGGATCATGTATCCGACGCTTGCTTATCATGCGTTGAAGGAGGCGAAGCGCAGGGAGCTCCTCGCAGAGGAGATGCGTGTCCTGTACGTTGCGCTGACAAGGGCAAAAGAGAAGCTTGTCATGGTCGGTAACGTCGCCTCTTTTGAGAAAAAACAGACGAAATGGCAGGAATTTACGGAGGTGAAAGGCTGGACGCTTCCTCCGCATGAACGTTTGGCTGCGAAATCCTATTTGGACTGGGTAGGGCCGGCCCTTATCCGGCACGATGCTGCAGATGAGCTGCGCGGGGAAGTCGGCGTATCGACAGCGGATGAGATCCGCTATGATAATTCCCAGTGGCGTGTACAAATTGCACACGGAAGTGAATTCTCCGAGCTTGATGAGGTGAAGGAGCAGAGGGATGAAGTACTCAAGAAAGCGGTGGAGGAGTGGCAGCCGGTTGCCATGGAAGAGAGTGGCGACAACCTTACTGAACGGTTGAATTTCGTCTATCCTCATGAAAAAGCCGCTTATACAAGGGCGAAGCAGACGGTAACGGAAATCAAACGGCAGCGGGAAACGTTGGACGAATATTCGAGCGACCAGCTGCTCGTCCCCTATCGTCCACCGATTGTAAAACGCCCGCGCTTCATGCAGGAAGAACAAACGCTGACGGCTGCAGAACGCGGAACAGCGATGCACGCGGTGATGCAGCACCTCCCGCTGACAAAGGTATGGACACCGCTTCAGGTGGAGGAATATACAGAAAAATTGGTCGACAAAGAAATTCTTCGCAGGGAAGAGGCGGAAGCGGTCGACTTCGCCGCGATTGCTGATTTCTTTCAAACGGATGTCGGTGCGTTTCTTCTCCAGGCGGAAAGCGTAGAACGGGAGGTGCCGTTCAGTTTGACTTTACCTGCAGGAGAGGTTTACAAAGAATGGGACGCAGGTGCAGAGGAACAGGTATTT